A single window of Alphaproteobacteria bacterium DNA harbors:
- a CDS encoding enoyl-CoA hydratase/isomerase family protein — MSDSVSVDVRERVTVVSLARPEKANALSGEMADGIRDAVHRAAAEGARALVLRGEGRHFCAGFDFGDFERLTDGDLALRFLQVEEMLQAVFHAPMPVLALVQGRAVGAGADLAAAAMRVVAAPGVRFQMPGPRFGVVLGTRRLAYRIGPVAARQIQIESRPVADDEARALGLVDALVPAEDWPAEIDRFAESYTQLGASVTAALADVTRPDTRDADMAALARSVAVPGLKERIAAFRAAAARR, encoded by the coding sequence ATGAGCGACTCTGTCAGCGTGGATGTGCGGGAGCGGGTGACCGTGGTCTCGCTCGCGCGTCCGGAAAAGGCCAACGCGCTTTCGGGCGAGATGGCGGACGGCATCCGCGACGCGGTGCACCGGGCCGCGGCCGAGGGTGCGCGGGCGCTGGTGTTGCGGGGCGAGGGCCGGCATTTCTGCGCCGGCTTCGACTTCGGCGACTTCGAACGCCTGACCGACGGCGATCTCGCCCTGCGGTTTTTGCAGGTGGAGGAGATGTTGCAGGCGGTGTTTCACGCGCCGATGCCGGTGCTGGCCCTGGTGCAGGGCCGGGCGGTGGGCGCGGGCGCCGATCTGGCCGCCGCCGCCATGCGCGTGGTGGCCGCGCCCGGCGTCCGGTTCCAGATGCCGGGGCCGCGCTTCGGCGTGGTGCTGGGGACGCGGCGGCTCGCCTATCGCATCGGCCCCGTCGCGGCCCGCCAGATCCAGATCGAAAGCCGGCCGGTGGCGGACGACGAGGCCCGGGCGCTGGGATTGGTCGATGCGCTGGTGCCGGCCGAGGATTGGCCGGCGGAAATCGACCGTTTCGCCGAGTCCTACACCCAGTTGGGCGCCTCCGTGACCGCGGCCCTGGCCGATGTCACCCGTCCCGACACCCGCGATGCGGACATGGCCGCGCTGGCCCGCTCGGTTGCGGTGCCGGGGCTGAAGGAGCGCATCGCCGCCTTTCGCGCCGCCGCGGCGCGGCGCTAG
- the dnaK gene encoding molecular chaperone DnaK has translation MAKVIGIDLGTTNSCVAVMDGKDARVIENSEGARTTPSMVAFTKDGERLVGQAAKRQAVTNPANTLYAIKRLIGRRFDDPKIQDERTPFKLVKSDAGDVWVEAQGEKYAPSQISAFILQKMKETAEAFLGEPVTEAVITVPAYFNDSQRQATKDAGKIAGLEVLRIVNEPTAAALAYGLDKKNSGTIAVYDLGGGTFDISILEIGDGVFEVKSTNGDTHLGGEDFDQRIIGYLADEFKKEQGIDLRNDQMALQRLKEAAEKAKIELSSSTQTEVNLPFITADQTGPKHLNVSLSRAKLEALVDDLVQRTVGPCKAALKDAGVTAGEIDEVVMVGGMTRMPKILETVKKFFGREPHRGVNPDEVVAIGAAIQGGVLKGDVKDVLLLDVTPLSLGIETLGGVFTRLIDRNTTIPTRKSQVFSTADDNQNAVTIRVGQGEREMFGDNKVLGQFDLVGIPPAPRGVPQIEVTFDIDANGIVNVSAKDKATNKEQNIRIQASGGLSDSDIDQMVKDAEANAESDKQRRALVEARNQAESLIHSVEKNLAEFGDKVDAGDKTAIEAALQALNDVKDGEDTAEIEAKTQALTEASMKLGEAMYKAQQGEGGDADAGGAAGGSQGAADEGVVDADFEEVKDDKKSA, from the coding sequence ATGGCAAAAGTAATTGGCATCGACCTCGGCACGACCAATTCGTGCGTCGCGGTGATGGACGGTAAAGATGCGCGCGTGATCGAAAACTCCGAAGGCGCCCGCACGACCCCGTCGATGGTGGCCTTCACGAAGGACGGCGAGCGCCTTGTGGGCCAGGCGGCCAAGCGGCAGGCGGTGACGAACCCGGCCAACACGCTCTACGCGATCAAGCGCCTGATCGGCCGTCGCTTCGACGACCCGAAGATTCAGGACGAAAGGACCCCGTTCAAGCTGGTGAAGTCCGACGCGGGCGATGTCTGGGTCGAGGCGCAGGGCGAGAAATACGCGCCGTCGCAGATTTCCGCCTTCATCCTGCAGAAGATGAAGGAAACCGCCGAGGCGTTTCTGGGCGAGCCGGTGACCGAGGCGGTCATCACGGTTCCGGCCTATTTCAACGACTCGCAGCGCCAGGCGACCAAGGACGCCGGCAAGATCGCCGGCCTCGAAGTGCTGCGCATCGTCAACGAGCCGACGGCGGCGGCGCTGGCCTACGGCCTGGACAAGAAGAATTCCGGCACCATCGCGGTCTATGACCTGGGCGGCGGCACGTTCGACATCTCCATCCTGGAGATCGGCGACGGCGTGTTCGAGGTGAAGTCGACCAATGGCGACACCCATCTGGGCGGCGAGGATTTCGACCAGCGCATCATCGGCTATCTGGCCGACGAGTTCAAAAAAGAGCAGGGCATCGACCTGCGCAACGACCAGATGGCCCTGCAGCGCCTGAAAGAGGCCGCGGAAAAGGCCAAGATCGAACTGTCGTCCTCGACCCAGACGGAAGTGAACCTGCCGTTCATCACGGCGGACCAGACCGGGCCGAAGCACCTGAACGTCTCGCTCAGCCGGGCGAAGCTGGAAGCGCTGGTCGACGACCTGGTGCAGCGCACCGTCGGCCCGTGCAAGGCGGCGTTGAAGGACGCGGGCGTCACCGCCGGCGAGATCGACGAGGTCGTCATGGTCGGCGGCATGACCCGCATGCCGAAAATCCTGGAGACCGTGAAGAAGTTCTTCGGTCGTGAGCCGCACCGCGGCGTGAACCCGGACGAGGTCGTGGCCATCGGCGCGGCGATCCAGGGCGGCGTGCTCAAGGGCGACGTCAAGGACGTGCTGCTGCTGGACGTGACCCCGCTGTCACTGGGCATCGAGACGCTGGGCGGCGTGTTCACCCGGCTGATCGACCGCAACACCACGATCCCGACCCGCAAGAGCCAGGTGTTCTCCACCGCCGACGACAACCAGAACGCGGTGACCATCCGCGTCGGCCAGGGCGAGCGCGAGATGTTCGGCGACAACAAGGTGCTGGGCCAGTTTGATCTGGTCGGCATTCCGCCGGCGCCGCGCGGCGTGCCGCAGATCGAGGTGACGTTCGACATCGACGCCAACGGCATCGTCAACGTCTCGGCCAAGGACAAGGCGACCAACAAGGAGCAGAATATCCGGATTCAGGCGTCCGGCGGTCTGTCCGATTCCGACATCGACCAGATGGTGAAGGACGCCGAGGCCAACGCCGAGTCGGACAAGCAGCGCCGGGCCCTGGTCGAGGCGCGGAACCAGGCCGAAAGCCTGATTCACTCGGTTGAGAAGAATCTGGCCGAGTTCGGCGACAAGGTGGATGCCGGCGACAAGACGGCGATCGAGGCGGCCCTGCAGGCGTTGAACGACGTCAAGGACGGCGAAGACACCGCCGAGATCGAGGCCAAGACCCAGGCGCTGACCGAGGCTTCGATGAAGCTGGGCGAGGCCATGTACAAGGCGCAGCAGGGCGAAGGCGGCGACGCCGACGCCGGCGGTGCCGCCGGTGGCAGCCAGGGTGCTGCGGACGAAGGCGTCGTCGATGCCGACTTCGAAGAAGTCAAGGACGACAAGAAATCCGCTTGA
- a CDS encoding DUF1269 domain-containing protein — translation MAELIVIGYASEAKAEEARNDLFQMAKEYLIDVGDAVVATADDKGKVKLNQMVHLWSIGATTGAFWGLLIGLLFLSPLFGVLAGAAAGAVSGALNDYGINDDFMKNVAKVLKPGHAALFIMARQVNSDRVISELATHGGEVLRTNLDTGQEHKLREAFAKAQAAASEQQKGA, via the coding sequence ATGGCTGAATTGATCGTGATTGGTTACGCTTCCGAAGCAAAGGCCGAAGAAGCGCGGAACGACTTGTTTCAAATGGCCAAAGAATACCTCATCGACGTCGGCGACGCAGTCGTCGCCACTGCCGACGATAAGGGAAAGGTCAAACTCAATCAGATGGTCCATCTCTGGTCCATCGGCGCCACCACCGGCGCCTTTTGGGGGCTGCTGATCGGGCTGCTGTTCCTCAGCCCCCTGTTCGGGGTCCTGGCCGGAGCGGCCGCCGGCGCCGTTTCCGGCGCGTTGAACGACTACGGCATCAATGACGACTTCATGAAGAACGTCGCAAAGGTCCTGAAACCGGGCCATGCCGCCCTCTTCATCATGGCGAGGCAGGTCAACAGCGACCGCGTGATCTCCGAGTTGGCGACACACGGCGGCGAGGTGCTGCGGACCAATCTCGACACCGGTCAGGAGCACAAGCTGCGTGAGGCCTTCGCCAAGGCCCAGGCCGCCGCCAGCGAGCAGCAAAAGGGCGCCTGA
- the dnaJ gene encoding molecular chaperone DnaJ — MRDYYSVLGVERGADEKTLKSAYRKLAMQYHPDRNPNNPEAEAKFKELNEAYDVLKDANNRAAYDRMGHEAFTQRQQGGGHPGGGFGFNGGGGGFADIFEEMFGDLGGRRRRGGPQRGSDLRYNMEISLEEAYTGKQATITIPTQVACESCDGSGSEGGAPPKTCPMCHGAGRVRAQQGFFTVERTCPTCQGAGQMISDPCSACSGQGRVRREKTLNVTIPPGVDDGTRIRLASEGEMGMRGAPSGDLYIFISIRQHPVFQREDADIYCEVPIPMVTAALGGSIEVPTIDGNRVKVNIPAGTQGGHQFRLRGKGMVRLHNRGAGDMFIESRVETPVKLTKRQQELLREFDEAGEAGSHPHTEGFFKKVKEFWDGLAD, encoded by the coding sequence ATGCGCGACTATTACAGCGTGCTGGGCGTCGAACGCGGCGCTGACGAGAAGACACTCAAGTCCGCCTATCGCAAACTGGCGATGCAGTACCATCCGGACCGCAACCCGAACAATCCGGAGGCTGAGGCCAAGTTCAAGGAGCTGAACGAGGCCTATGACGTTCTGAAGGACGCGAACAACCGCGCTGCCTATGACCGCATGGGCCACGAGGCCTTCACCCAGCGCCAGCAGGGCGGCGGCCATCCGGGGGGCGGTTTCGGCTTCAACGGCGGCGGCGGCGGCTTCGCCGATATTTTCGAGGAGATGTTCGGCGATCTGGGCGGGCGGCGCCGTCGCGGCGGGCCGCAGCGCGGCAGCGACCTGCGCTACAACATGGAGATCTCGCTGGAGGAAGCCTATACGGGCAAGCAGGCGACGATCACCATCCCGACCCAGGTGGCGTGCGAGTCCTGCGACGGGTCGGGCTCCGAAGGCGGTGCGCCGCCGAAGACCTGCCCCATGTGCCACGGCGCCGGGCGGGTGCGGGCGCAGCAGGGCTTCTTTACGGTCGAGCGCACATGCCCGACCTGCCAGGGTGCGGGACAGATGATCTCCGATCCGTGCTCCGCCTGTTCGGGGCAGGGCCGGGTGCGGCGCGAGAAGACGCTGAACGTCACCATTCCGCCGGGCGTCGACGACGGCACGCGGATTCGCCTGGCGAGCGAAGGCGAAATGGGCATGCGGGGCGCACCGTCCGGCGACCTCTACATTTTCATCTCCATCCGGCAGCACCCGGTCTTCCAGCGCGAGGACGCGGACATCTATTGCGAGGTGCCGATCCCGATGGTGACGGCGGCGCTGGGCGGCTCGATTGAGGTGCCGACCATCGACGGCAACCGGGTCAAGGTGAACATCCCGGCCGGCACCCAGGGCGGCCACCAGTTCCGCCTGCGCGGCAAGGGCATGGTGCGGCTGCACAATCGCGGCGCCGGCGACATGTTCATCGAGTCCCGCGTCGAAACGCCGGTCAAGCTGACCAAGCGCCAGCAGGAGTTGCTGCGCGAGTTCGACGAGGCCGGCGAGGCGGGCTCGCATCCGCACACCGAGGGTTTCTTCAAAAAGGTCAAGGAATTCTGGGACGGCCTGGCGGACTGA
- a CDS encoding tetratricopeptide repeat protein produces the protein MSGMTDSYGFAMTTANPAAAEAFDAGARSFVAWRADAMAHLNAAIEADPEFPAPKLLKAWILHAARSEKFHPAVRALLAEVEPYLGDASSREQAMARAVATADSGHLQGGVSQLETHLAEHPTDLLVHRLAQFELFWSGESRWMRDIVERAAPAWTEDTLDYGHFLAVRAFSNEEAGDYAMSERCGRGAVEREPESAWGAHAVAHTLVMQGRADEGASFLGGLSCNWGRVNQIAHHCWWHLCLFLLERNEYDRILELLDTKVRNPNSPLVQAMPDATIDLQNVASLLMRLELRGVDVGERWNTIAEICAGRVHDHANPFSSAHDAMALAAVGRFDLVETLVAGMRQSGSAVGTIGAVTQTVGAPVVEAMAAHRAGDYGKVVDLIWPVRRDLHQVGGSHAQRDVFFQMLVDAAVRAGRKTEIGILLDDIASIGFEQVAGRSLYREAAAGELAA, from the coding sequence ATGAGCGGAATGACGGACAGTTACGGTTTTGCGATGACGACGGCGAACCCCGCCGCCGCCGAGGCGTTCGACGCGGGCGCCCGGTCGTTCGTCGCCTGGCGTGCCGATGCCATGGCGCATCTGAACGCGGCGATCGAGGCCGACCCGGAATTTCCGGCGCCGAAGCTGCTGAAGGCCTGGATCCTGCACGCCGCGCGCTCGGAGAAATTCCACCCGGCGGTGCGGGCCTTGCTGGCCGAGGTCGAGCCGTATCTGGGCGATGCCTCTTCCCGCGAACAGGCGATGGCGCGCGCGGTTGCGACCGCGGATTCCGGCCATTTGCAGGGCGGCGTCTCGCAGTTGGAAACCCATCTGGCCGAACACCCGACCGATTTGCTGGTGCACCGGCTGGCGCAGTTCGAACTGTTCTGGAGCGGCGAAAGCCGCTGGATGCGCGACATTGTCGAGCGCGCCGCGCCCGCCTGGACCGAGGACACGCTCGACTACGGCCATTTCCTGGCCGTGCGCGCCTTCTCGAACGAGGAAGCCGGCGACTATGCCATGTCCGAACGTTGCGGCCGCGGCGCGGTGGAGCGAGAGCCGGAAAGCGCCTGGGGCGCCCATGCGGTCGCGCACACGCTGGTGATGCAGGGCCGGGCGGACGAGGGCGCCTCGTTCCTGGGCGGGTTGTCGTGCAACTGGGGCCGGGTCAACCAGATCGCACACCATTGCTGGTGGCATCTCTGCCTGTTCCTGCTGGAGCGGAACGAGTACGACCGCATTCTCGAACTGCTCGACACCAAGGTGCGCAACCCGAACTCGCCGCTGGTCCAGGCCATGCCGGACGCGACCATCGACCTGCAGAACGTGGCCTCGTTGCTGATGCGCCTGGAACTGCGCGGCGTCGATGTCGGCGAGCGCTGGAACACCATTGCCGAGATCTGCGCCGGGCGCGTCCACGATCACGCCAACCCGTTCAGCAGCGCCCATGACGCCATGGCGCTGGCGGCGGTGGGGCGGTTCGACCTGGTGGAGACCCTGGTTGCGGGAATGCGCCAGTCCGGCAGCGCCGTCGGCACGATCGGCGCGGTGACCCAGACCGTGGGCGCGCCGGTCGTCGAGGCCATGGCGGCGCACCGCGCCGGCGATTATGGCAAGGTGGTGGACCTGATCTGGCCGGTGCGCCGCGACCTGCACCAGGTCGGCGGCAGCCATGCCCAGCGGGACGTGTTCTTTCAGATGCTGGTCGACGCGGCGGTGCGGGCGGGTCGCAAGACCGAGATCGGCATCCTGCTGGACGACATCGCCAGCATCGGCTTCGAACAGGTCGCCGGCCGCAGCCTCTATCGCGAGGCGGCGGCGGGCGAGCTGGCGGCCTGA
- a CDS encoding mandelate racemase/muconate lactonizing enzyme family protein: protein MKVTNVETLVCDAGWRNYYFLKLSTDTGIVGWSEYDESFGSPGVGTIIEKLAGRLVGEDVGAHERFVQLAQSVTRPAPGSVIGQAIGALENALLDAKAKALGVPCYELLGGKHRDAVRVYWSHCPSWRINHPGYYPPAVTDLDGVKATGAEAAERGFTGLKTNLFIHEDGNPYAWRAGFGVPYQPQLPIDRKLIRNVRAHLEALRDGAGPDMDILIDINFNAKPEGLLKFLRAFEDFDFFWVEVDTHNPKAQAYVRDHSPHPIASCETLIGLKNFLPYFEAQAMDVAIIDAVWNGVWQSMRIAAMADAHDINIAPHNFYGDLCSMMNIQFAAAVPNLHIMEIDVDRLPWETDLFTHAPEFRDGHVLVPDRPGWGTEPIEEAIRARPPKLTGGLLQYKRS, encoded by the coding sequence ATGAAGGTTACCAATGTCGAAACGCTCGTGTGCGACGCGGGCTGGCGCAATTACTATTTTCTGAAGCTGTCGACCGACACCGGCATTGTCGGCTGGAGCGAGTATGACGAGAGCTTCGGCTCGCCCGGCGTCGGCACCATCATCGAGAAGCTGGCCGGCCGGCTGGTCGGCGAGGACGTGGGCGCGCACGAGCGTTTCGTGCAACTGGCCCAGAGCGTCACCCGGCCGGCCCCCGGCAGCGTGATCGGCCAGGCCATCGGCGCGCTGGAAAACGCGCTGCTGGACGCCAAGGCCAAGGCGCTGGGCGTGCCTTGCTACGAATTGCTGGGCGGCAAGCATCGCGATGCGGTGCGGGTCTACTGGTCCCACTGCCCCAGCTGGCGCATCAACCACCCGGGCTACTACCCGCCGGCGGTGACCGACCTGGACGGGGTCAAGGCGACCGGGGCGGAGGCGGCGGAGCGCGGCTTCACCGGGCTCAAGACCAACCTGTTCATTCACGAGGACGGCAACCCCTATGCCTGGCGGGCCGGCTTCGGCGTGCCCTACCAGCCGCAATTGCCCATCGACCGCAAGCTGATCCGCAATGTCCGCGCGCATCTGGAGGCGCTGCGCGACGGCGCCGGGCCGGACATGGACATTCTGATCGACATCAACTTCAACGCGAAGCCGGAAGGCCTGTTGAAATTCCTGCGGGCGTTCGAGGATTTCGACTTCTTCTGGGTCGAGGTCGACACGCACAACCCCAAGGCCCAGGCCTATGTGCGCGATCACAGCCCGCACCCGATCGCCTCGTGCGAGACGCTGATCGGCCTGAAGAATTTCCTGCCCTATTTCGAGGCGCAGGCGATGGACGTGGCCATTATCGATGCGGTCTGGAACGGCGTCTGGCAGTCCATGCGGATCGCGGCCATGGCCGACGCCCACGACATCAACATCGCGCCGCACAATTTCTATGGCGATCTGTGCAGCATGATGAACATCCAGTTCGCCGCCGCGGTGCCGAACCTGCACATCATGGAGATCGACGTGGACCGTCTGCCCTGGGAGACGGACCTGTTCACCCATGCGCCGGAGTTCAGGGACGGCCATGTGCTGGTGCCGGACCGTCCCGGCTGGGGCACCGAGCCCATCGAAGAGGCCATCCGCGCCCGTCCGCCGAAGCTCACCGGCGGCCTGTTGCAATACAAACGCTCGTAA
- a CDS encoding glycine reductase encodes MERTRRYYRALGYDNDYVWAHHDTAPFTRLAKPLSQCTVALITTAGPPDLSNRDERNRKHVWSGDVDNPPATFDTDLAWDKESTHTDDRETFLPTEAAKRLAAEGVIGRLAPRFHGAPTDYSHRKTNEQDAPELLRRLREDRVDAAVLTALUPVCHQTVSLIARHLEENGIPTVVIGSAKDIVEHCGVARFVFSDFPLGNPCGHPWTPDMQTETLRLALSLLETAAGPRTTVRSPFEWKPDPDWRERYNRIRPEDRERLLAVGDQRRQNRGQAPRDSAAGD; translated from the coding sequence ATGGAGCGAACGCGCCGATATTATCGCGCGCTCGGCTATGACAACGACTATGTGTGGGCGCATCACGACACGGCGCCGTTCACCCGGCTGGCAAAGCCGCTGTCCCAGTGCACGGTGGCGTTGATCACCACGGCGGGGCCGCCCGACCTCTCGAACCGGGACGAGCGCAATCGCAAGCATGTCTGGTCCGGCGATGTCGACAATCCGCCGGCGACGTTCGACACCGACCTGGCCTGGGACAAGGAATCGACCCACACGGACGACCGCGAGACCTTCCTGCCGACCGAGGCCGCGAAGCGGCTGGCGGCGGAAGGGGTGATCGGCCGGCTGGCGCCGCGCTTCCACGGCGCGCCCACCGACTACAGCCACCGCAAGACCAACGAGCAGGACGCACCGGAACTGTTGCGCCGGCTGCGCGAGGACCGGGTCGACGCCGCCGTTCTGACCGCCCTTTGACCGGTGTGTCATCAGACCGTGAGTCTGATCGCCCGGCATTTGGAAGAGAACGGCATTCCCACCGTCGTCATCGGCTCGGCCAAGGATATCGTCGAGCATTGCGGCGTCGCGCGGTTCGTGTTCTCGGACTTCCCGCTCGGCAATCCGTGCGGCCATCCCTGGACGCCGGACATGCAGACCGAGACGCTGCGGCTGGCGCTGTCCCTGCTGGAAACGGCGGCGGGGCCGCGGACCACCGTGCGCTCGCCGTTCGAGTGGAAGCCCGACCCCGACTGGCGCGAGCGCTACAACCGCATCCGGCCGGAAGACCGGGAGCGGCTGCTGGCCGTTGGTGACCAGCGCCGGCAAAATCGCGGCCAGGCGCCGCGGGACAGCGCCGCGGGCGATTGA
- a CDS encoding DUF1848 domain-containing protein has translation MIVSASYRTDIPAFYAAWFVRRLAAGEAWVTNPYGGKPYRVSLAPDDVDGFVFWTRNIAPFRDALAAVEAMRRPYVVQYTVTGYPSALEAGVPPAGHAVAQIRELAARRGRAGTVWRYDPILFTSLTPPDWHRAAFARIADALAAAVDEVTVSFATIYRKSARNLRLAAARHGFDWPEPTADEQRAFLADLALIAADRGLRLTVCSQPHLEQPGVAGAACVDADRLSRIAGHAIRARTKGNRPGCLCAESRDIGAYDTCAHGCAYCYAVRDHERARQTVRRHDPLAERLG, from the coding sequence ATGATCGTCTCGGCCAGTTACCGCACCGATATCCCCGCCTTCTATGCCGCATGGTTCGTCCGTCGATTGGCCGCCGGAGAGGCCTGGGTGACGAATCCCTATGGTGGCAAGCCCTATCGGGTATCGCTGGCGCCGGACGATGTCGACGGCTTCGTGTTCTGGACCCGCAACATCGCCCCCTTCCGGGACGCCCTGGCCGCGGTGGAGGCCATGCGCCGGCCCTATGTGGTGCAATACACCGTCACCGGCTATCCGTCCGCCCTGGAGGCCGGCGTGCCGCCCGCGGGCCATGCCGTCGCCCAGATCCGCGAACTGGCCGCGCGCCGCGGCCGGGCGGGAACGGTCTGGCGCTATGACCCGATCCTGTTCACCAGCCTGACCCCGCCGGACTGGCATCGCGCGGCCTTTGCCCGCATCGCCGATGCCCTGGCGGCGGCGGTGGACGAGGTCACGGTCTCGTTCGCCACCATCTACCGCAAATCCGCCCGCAATCTGCGGCTCGCCGCGGCCCGGCACGGCTTCGACTGGCCCGAGCCGACCGCGGACGAACAGCGGGCGTTTCTCGCCGATCTGGCCCTGATTGCCGCCGACCGCGGCCTGCGCCTCACGGTCTGCTCGCAACCGCATCTGGAGCAACCGGGCGTTGCCGGCGCGGCCTGCGTCGACGCCGACCGGCTCTCGCGCATCGCCGGCCACGCCATCCGGGCGCGTACCAAGGGCAACCGGCCCGGCTGCCTTTGCGCCGAAAGCCGCGATATCGGCGCCTACGACACCTGCGCCCACGGTTGCGCCTATTGCTATGCGGTGCGCGACCACGAGAGAGCGCGACAAACGGTGCGCCGGCACGACCCGTTGGCCGAACGGCTCGGCTGA
- a CDS encoding 3-hydroxybutyrate dehydrogenase, giving the protein MNLQDKACIVTGAARGIGATIAKRYVQSGAKVAIADLNLGSARETAAELTKMGPGSAIGIAMDVTDEAAVNAGVQTVVDTWGRVDVLVSNAGIQIVHELVDFPFNEWKKLLSIHLDGAFLTSKACLPHMYTQGGGAIIFMGSVHSKEASPLKSAYVTAKHGLLGLARVISKEGAKHGVRANVICPGFVKTPLVEKQIPEQAQELGISEEEVVKTVMLGGTVDHEFTTVEDVAEVAHLFAAFPTNALTGQSLVVSHGWFME; this is encoded by the coding sequence ATGAACCTGCAAGACAAAGCCTGCATCGTTACCGGCGCCGCCCGCGGCATTGGCGCGACGATCGCCAAACGCTATGTCCAAAGCGGCGCCAAGGTCGCCATCGCCGACCTGAACCTGGGATCGGCGCGGGAAACCGCGGCCGAACTGACGAAGATGGGCCCCGGTTCGGCCATCGGCATCGCCATGGACGTGACGGACGAGGCCGCCGTGAACGCCGGCGTGCAGACCGTGGTCGACACCTGGGGCCGGGTGGACGTGCTCGTCTCCAACGCGGGCATCCAGATCGTGCACGAACTGGTCGATTTCCCCTTCAACGAATGGAAAAAGCTGCTGTCGATCCATCTCGACGGCGCATTCCTGACCTCGAAAGCCTGCCTGCCGCACATGTACACGCAGGGCGGCGGCGCCATCATTTTCATGGGCTCGGTCCATTCCAAGGAGGCCTCGCCGCTGAAATCGGCCTATGTGACGGCCAAGCACGGCCTGCTCGGCCTCGCCCGCGTCATCTCCAAGGAGGGCGCCAAGCACGGTGTCCGCGCCAACGTGATCTGCCCCGGCTTCGTCAAGACGCCGCTGGTGGAAAAGCAAATTCCGGAACAGGCGCAGGAACTGGGAATTTCCGAGGAAGAGGTGGTCAAGACCGTCATGCTGGGCGGCACGGTCGACCACGAATTCACCACCGTCGAGGACGTGGCCGAGGTGGCGCACCTGTTCGCCGCCTTCCCCACCAACGCGCTGACCGGCCAGTCGCTGGTGGTCAGCCATGGCTGGTTCATGGAGTAA